Proteins encoded in a region of the Fusarium falciforme chromosome 6, complete sequence genome:
- a CDS encoding Zn(2)-C6 fungal-type domain-containing protein, protein MEENSTHTGQYRSACAECHRRKQKALETVAYSPQCNREWPCNHCQKRKVADKCRFVQPNSASSPSDSLTSGSDKKRSRSRDDDGEPEPDEPAGGDDDDLGLEAMGYAAGPLFESLTIASKKKPMGELTWVHPDTCPQLKHALDVLPSRPQMDALVQSFFNNVNYHYYIIYPPIFLQEYQKWWERRNSNQTVSLQWTILLVMVCACATQHLDVEMKPIVEVELAEAADTLTKEYHKAGTDLGRVVPVGHCHLLNVQWMLHSIYWYKSEARFVEAWHVIGAAVREAHELGLHRVAIAEGLSEFEREMRRRVWCVLDCWDWQFASGLGRPTIIDHTDIDVEPPSLTLENLSPSPLLHMKLQSELVTQLAQRWTAPKNINTTSEVQEYKRMLEDWIRAFPAVYDVDHPDTSKDYKHTWITFHRFYIHTMAYLMILNPMRSFMAQTYTKSTSKDLLEVRADAVHYSLKNLDTTTRWVDHVSHRDGRFHFIIFSLFDTAAVLSTAIIKDQDHTIPRRDEIIDAVDNSVRLLKRIKAISSTAKTSHDILVKMVQRMPRRSAPVRDNYRKKQRVAPVAEPSPPSLMGNEGVNHPSPGSHSHSQGFESQHSSPSNWASPESVGAGSTPQSSYSYYDHSDQPGLVQTAGPAPTEVYMRPPLVYDGSVLPNQIPSPSAGIDAVIEGGGIHGMPQADPNMAGMLPPTSGGMVPQASFAEFHPPMLEMNYGLENITDAELGDFSQLWDWRSLNLDFIESSQ, encoded by the exons ATGGAGGAGAACAGCACGCACACTGGTCAGTATCGCTCTGCCTGCGCTGAATGCCATCGCAGGAAGCAGAAG GCTCTGGAGACAGTTGCTTACTCCCCGCAGTGCAATCGCGAATGGCCCTGCAACCACTGCCAGAAGCGCAAAGTCGCCGACAAATGCCGCTTCGTCCAACCCAACTCGGCCAGCTCGCCTTCAGACAGCTTAACTTCGGGCAGCGACAAGAAGCGCTCTCGTAGCCGTGACGATGACGgcgagcctgagcctgatgAGCCTGCCgggggcgacgacgacgacctcgGACTCGAGGCCATGGGCTACGCCGCTGGGCCCCTGTTTGAGTCACTCACCATCGCCTCCAAG AAGAAACCAATGGGCGAATTGACCTGGGTTCACCCCGACACTTGCCCTCAGCTGAAGCATGCTCTTGATGTTCTCCCCTCTCGTCCCCAGATGG ATGCCCTTGTTCAGAGCTTCTTTAACAATGTCAACTACCATTACTACATCATCTATCCGCCCATCTTTCTGCAGGAGTATCAGAAGTGGTGGGAACGGAGAAACAGCAACCAAACTGTCTCACTGCAATGGACCATCCTCTTGGTCATGGTCTGCGCTTGCGCCACGCAGCATCTGGACGTCGAGATGAAACCcatcgtcgaggttgagctggCCGAGGCTGCCGACACACTAACCAAGGAGTATCACAAAGCCGGCACAGATCTCGGTAGAGTGGTTCCCGTTGGCCACTGTCATCTGCTCAACGTTCAGTGGATGCTTCACTCGATCTACTGGTACAAGAGCGAAGCGAGATTCGTCGAAGCCTGGCACGTCATTGGTGCAGCTGTTCGGGAGGCGCACGAGCTAG GCCTTCATCGAGTTGCTATTGCTGAGGGTTTGTCCGAGTTTGAACGCGAGATGCGCCGTAGAGTGTGGTGTGTTCTAGATTGTTGGGACTG GCAATTTGCTTCTGGCCTGGGTCGACCGACAATTATTGATCATACAGACATCGACGTTGAACCGCCAAGTCTCACCCTAGAAAACTTGTCACCATCGCCACTGCTTCACATGAAGTTGCAATCAGAGTTGGTCACCCAGCTCGCGCAGCGATGGACTGCACCCAAAAACATCAACACGACAAGCGAGGTTCAAGAGTACAAGCGAATGCTCGAGGATTGGATTCGTGCTTTCCCTGCAGTGTACGATGTCGACCACCCAGACACATCCAAGGATTACAAGCACACCTGGATCACCTTTCACCGGTTCTACATCCATACCATGGCATACCTCATGATCCTCAACCCCATGCGGTCCTTCATGGCACAAACGTACACCAAGTCGACCTCGAAGGATCTCCTGGAGGTTCGAGCGGATGCGGTTCACTACTCTCTCAAAAACCTTGACACGACTACCAGATGGGTTGATCATGTCTCACACCGAGACGGCAGATTTCACTTCATCatcttttccctctttgACACGGCAGCCGTTCTTTCTACCGCTATTATCAAGGACCAGGACCATACTATCCCAAGAAGGGACGAGATCATCGATGCTGTGGACAACTCAGTGAGACTCCTTAAACGCATCAAGGCGATATCAAGCACGGCAAAGACATCCCATGACATCCTTGTCAAGATGGTGCAAAGAATGCCACGACGGTCCGCGCCTGTGCGTGACAACTACCGGAAGAAGCAGCGGGTAGCCCCCGTGGCTGAACCATCACCTCCTAGCCTCATGGGCAACGAGGGTGTGAACCATCCGTCACCCGGCAGCCACTCGCACTCTCAGGGCTTCGAGTCACAGCACAGCTCGCCAAGCAACTGGGCAAGCCCGGAAAGCGTGGGAGCTGGTTCAACTCCCCAAAGCAGCTACTCGTACTATGACCACAGCGACCAGCCCGGACTTGTTCAAACAGCCGGCCCCGCACCAACTGAAGTCTATATGAGACCACCTCTTGTATACGATGGCAGCGTACTGCCGAATCAAATACCCTCTCCGAGCGCTGGTATCGATGCCGTTATTGAGGGAGGCGGTATCCATGGAATGCCACAGGCAGACCCTAATATGGCTGGCATGCTGCCTCCGACATCCGGCGGCATGGTACCCCAAGCGTCTTTTGCCGAATTCCATCCACCAATGCTGGAAATGAACTACGGACTCGAGAACATCACAGATGCCGAACTTGGAGACTTTTCTCAATTATGGGATTGGCGAAGCTTAAACCTGGATTTCATTGAAAGCTCACAATAG
- a CDS encoding SLATT-fungal domain-containing protein, with product MPTQRSVVDFLRKVISVYDREEQGYPPPVPNPGNVAPESPRINRSFSVATTDVAALVPSGDKLLLFRSLTGIDTVPALRANGHSVRSAPNIGIYTRVVRNEQKASFRHKGFRILISTCLAAQIIVAATLTALGAANGSHKAVTAFGAINTIIAGLLTYLKGSGLPTKLKTRKDEWKKVREYIEQREREFCLADCPLNIQEEIQIVENMYQRVSTWLETGNNPEMPQYPPPEIERPRSILSMSPSNRRYSLRPDMTTPAPIAEEKRERDQDD from the coding sequence ATGCCTACCCAGAGATCGGTTGTGGATTTTCTGCGAAAAGTGATCTCTGTATACGACCGGGAGGAGCAGGGTTATCCTCCTCCAGTTCCCAACCCTGGCAATGTCGCACCTGAAAGTCCACGCATTAACAGATCCTTCTCTGTCGCCACTACCGACGTTGCAGCTCTTGTCCCCTCTGGCGAtaagcttctcctcttccgatCTCTCACCGGTATCGATACGGTCCCGGCATTGCGGGCCAACGGCCACTCGGTCCGTTCCGCGCCGAATATTGGCATCTACACTCGTGTTGTTCGCAACGAACAGAAAGCCTCCTTTCGACACAAGGGCTTCAGGATCCTTATTAGCACCTGTCTTGCGGCTCAAATCATAGTCGCCGCCACGCTTACTGCTCTCGGAGCTGCCAATGGCTCCCACAAGGCAGTCACAGCATTCGGGGcaatcaacaccatcatcgcAGGTCTCCTGACATACCTCAAAGGGTCTGGGCTACCCACAAAGCTCAAGACCAGGAAGGATGAATGGAAAAAAGTCCGAGAGTACATCGAGCAGCGCGAGCGAGAGTTCTGTCTGGCGGACTGTCCCCTCAATATCCAGGAAGAAATCCAGATTGTCGAAAACATGTACCAGCGCGTCAGCACCTGGCTAGAGACGGGTAATAACCCCGAAATGCCGCAGTACCCTCCCCCAGAGATTGAGAGGCCGAGAAGTATCTTATCCATGTCGCCTTCTAACAGGCGGTACTCGTTGCGCCCGGATATGACGACACCTGCGCCGATTgcggaggagaagagagagagagaccaGGATGATTAA
- a CDS encoding N-acetyltransferase domain-containing protein, translating into MSEQPVGPLTPEGKALPPSRVSLDGKYTSLVPLDVSHADALFKHLGGEKNAHLWTYMFGGPYLDQDEWRDTQKVWSKREDTIFFTVLSGPREDPDSEPVGQMSYLNIVPDQRRIEIGSVILGGKLKQTRAATEAFYLLIKHAFEELGYLRVEWKANHLNKPSLSAAERLGFVYEGIFRKHMILKGRRRDTAWFSITDDEWPIVKKAFEAWLSEDNFDENGKQIKALKSIRQALQEEQN; encoded by the exons ATGAGCGAACAACCTGTTGGTCCCCTTACTCCGGAGGGCAAGGCATTGCCGCCCTCACGTGTGTCCCTCGACGGGAAGTACACCTCTTTGGTCCCTCTGGATGTATCCCACGCCGATGCGCTTTTCAAACACCTTGGTGGCGAGAAAAACGCCCATCTTTGGACTTATATGTTTGGAGGCCCATACCTCGACCAGGATGAGTGGAGGGACACGCAGAAGGTCTGGAGCAAGAGAGAAGACACAATCTTCTTCACCGTCCTCTCCGGTCCCCGAGAAGACCCTGATTCTGAGCCCGTGGGACAAATGTCCTATCTCAACATTGTACCAGACCAACGCCGAATCGAGATTGGTAGCGTCATTCTTGGCGGGAAGCTGAAGCAGACTCGGGCGGCGACTGAGGCATTTTacctcctcatcaagcacGCCTTCGAAGAGCTCGGATATCTGAGAGTTGAGTGGAAGGCAAACCACCTCAACAAGCCCAGCTTGTCAGCGGCGGAGCGACTTGGCTTTGTCTACGAGGGAATCTTCAG GAAGCACATGATCCTTAAGGGTAGACGTCGAGATACGGCTTGGTTCAGCATTACAGACGATGAGTGGCCCATCGTCAAGAAGGCTTTTGAGGCGTGGTTGAGTGAAGACAACTTTGATGAGAATGGCAAACAAATCAAGGCACTCAAGAGCATCAGACAAGCTCTGCAGGAAGAACAGAACTGA
- a CDS encoding Zn(2)-C6 fungal-type domain-containing protein, with protein MHDKEPVESRSVSSSSDTPNQVILARQQPSRRGHSKSRLGCFNCKRRRVKCDERQPGCARCARLGLRCQYPPLACQALPETPRAPLTSLALDDLRFHYQFLTVAYPSLPLRGDHIWSQCAAMTHDYNYLAHAALGLGASHLSQNGNVNYNAQALQHRVTAINLINQQIADTSHKSIADRDALFAALVCIAAQSCLMPHGMTEYLVMSRGATLVSTSMMPEYHRSVFRSWTPDAHIDDIRDIITDQPKDMKIIEGFKASALALEPRCRTECEKIYCESMLKAISWLPTSSLEAWKEFVTLFMIPSYLSTETFQSFVDPSNHVGQLLIIHTFLLDYIIGRSVLALSEEPKCPGRKNMVISWTEDVVDSLPEDYKEHGVWLKEFCRVLARQDARYLLSP; from the exons ATGCATGATAAAGAACCCGTCGAGTCGCGTTCCGTGTCATCAAGCTCCGACACACCCAACCAGGTCATTCTCGCACGACAACAACCATCCCGAAGAGGCCATTCCAAATCCCGACTCGGGTGCTTCAACTGCAAGCGGAGAAGAGTCAAATGCGATGAACGTCAACCAGGATGCGCACGATGTGCACGGCTAGGATTGAGGTGTCAATACCCACCGTTAGCATGCCAAGCCCTGCCCGAAACACCAAGAGCTCCGCTGACGAGCTTGGCCCTGGATGATCTGAGATTCCACTATCAGTTCTTGACTGTGGCATATCCGAGTTTGCCGCTAAGGGGGGATCATATCTGGTCGCAGTGTGCGGCCATGACCCACGAC TACAACTACCTGGCGCATGCTGCCCTGGGCCTTGGCGCTTCTCATCTATCGCAAAATGGCAATGTCAATTACAATGCTCAAGCGCTCCAGCACAGAGTCACGGCCATCAATCTCATAAATCAGCAGATCGCCGACACTTCACACAAAAGCATTGCCGATAGAGATGCTCTGTTTGCGGCCCTCGTGTGCATCGCTGCACAATCTTGTCTCATGCCACACGGAATGACCGAGTATCTGGTCATGTCGAGAGGAGCTACGCTTGTCTCGACTTCCATGATGCCTGAATATCATCGGTCTGTGTTTAGAAGCTGGACTCCTGACGCACATATCGACGATATCCGGGATATCATCACGGATCAACCCAAGGATATGAAGATTATAGAGGGATTCAAAGCCTCTGCTTTGGCTCTTGAGCCCCGCTGTCGGACAGAATGTGAAAAGATATACTGTGAATCCATGCTCAAGGCCATATCCTGGCTCCCGACCTCTTCACTTGAGG CTTGGAAGGAATTCGTCACCCTCTTTATGATACCCAGCTACTTAAGCACCGAAACCTTCCAGTCATTTGTCGACCCAAGCAACCACGTTGGCCAGCTTCTCATCATTCACACGTTTCTGCTGGACTACATCATCGGAAGGTCTGTTCTCGCCCTTTCAGAGGAGCCAAAGTGTCCAGGCCGCAAAAACATGGTAATCTCCTGGACCGAGGACGTGGTAGACAGCCTCCCAGAGGATTACAAAGAGCACGGGGTATGGTTGAAAGAGTTTTGCCGTGTCCTTGCCAGGCAGGACGCGCGGTATTTACTCAGTCCTTGA
- a CDS encoding Zn(2)-C6 fungal-type domain-containing protein, with product MDPSDSANLSIRQSKPPMKKRPAKLFHKKSRTGCQRCRARRVKCDEAKPICSNCTRLELDCVYDRAKSPSSQASGGSTRPFLADERIVDPPESEARRKLEQRLFYQYMTDTGPSTAMDDIAYEFWVTSLCKRALTSDSILYAMFMVVCLHNEHRSKYTDEEAAETCRTYLNMALREHHKDIENMSLENVDSICLVSSMLRLYGFVKIQQRVLDPYVPPINWLRISGSSTAVFRKAWDLIKNKPDSVAYKMIDAVSDYLDDNKNEELRRDLMHLMSREEPHELEESWDAEIEAAYGGAVSFIGGIWKSMNQREPAATVGRRVVVFPMMIHKRFVDLVEEQRPRALVILANYFALMAMLRSFWWIGDSGPRELQAIIEVVPEEWQGLLRWPKQVLEEQVVFTDDD from the exons ATGGATCCAAGCGATTCAGCCAATCTCAGCATTCGGCAGTCGAAGCCACCGATGAAGAAACGCCCTGCGAAGCTGTTTCATAAGAAGTCACGGACAGGCTGTCAGCGGTGCAGAGCCCGCCGCGTAAAG TGTGATGAAGCCAAGCCAATATGTTCCAATTGCACTCGATTAGAGTTAGATTGCGTCTACGATCGTGCCAAGTCCCCCAGTTCTCAAGCCTCTGGTGGATCTACGCGACCATTTCTTGCAGATGAGAGGATCGTGGATCCTCCCGAGTCTGAGGCGCGGAGAAAGCTCGAACAGCGACTGTTCTACCAATACATGACTGACACTGGCCCGTCCACTGCCATGGACGACATCGCCTACGAATTTTGGGTAACCAGCCTTTGCAAGAGGGCATTGACTTCGGACTCCATTCTCTACGCCATGTTCATGGTGGTTTGTCTTCACAATGAACATCGCAGCAAATAcaccgacgaggaggctgccgagaCTTGCCGCACATATCTTAACATGGCTCTCCGCGAGCATCACAAAGACATTGAGAATATGAGTCTCGAAAACGTAGATTCCATCTGCTTGGTATCAAGTATGCTGCGTCTTTACGGCTTCGTCAAAATCCAGCAACGAGTTCTAGATCCATACGTCCCGCCTATCAACTGGCTACGCATCAGTGGGAGCAGTACGGCTGTGTTTCGGAAAGCCTGGGATCTCATCAAAAACAAGCCCGATTCTGTGGCATACAAAATGATTGACGCCGTGTCGGATTATCTTGACGATAACAAGAATGAGGAACTACGGCGAGACTTGATGCACCTGATGAGTCGCGAGGAGCCCcatgagctggaggagagtTGGGACGCTGAGATAGAAGCAGCGTATGGGGGAGCAGTCAGTTTCATCGGGGGCATTTGGAAATCCATGAACCAGCGCGAACCTGCAGCGACCGTGGGAAGAAGGGTTGTTGTCTTCCCCATGATGATCCATAAGCGCTTTGTAGACCTGGTCGAGGAGCAACGCCCCCGGGCACTTGTTATTCTGGCCAACTATTTTGCTCTGATGGCCATGTTACGCAGCTTCTGGTGGATTGGGGATTCTGGGCCCCGTGAGCTGCAGGCAATCATCGAGGTGGTGCCGGAGGAATGGCAAGGATTACTCCGCTGGCCGAAGCAAGTGTTGGAAGAGCAAGTAGTATTCACTGATGACGACTGA